In a genomic window of Curtobacterium flaccumfaciens pv. betae:
- a CDS encoding SDR family NAD(P)-dependent oxidoreductase, giving the protein MSLQQLFGLDGRTALVTGGSSGIGRAIAAALADAGAHVLVAARTPATIDATVAGIRQAGRSADGIVADLASRAGAHALADSAGDVDVLVNSAGINLRPPMPELDEATWDATMAVNLDAPFVLGQRLAPGMAARGYGRIVSISSQQAHRPFAASGAYGVSKAGLEALARSQAEAWSVQGVTSNVLVPGFVRTPLNERLGSDPATVAALAARTLVGRNGLASDFAAAAVFLAGPGSAYVTGQSIAVDGGFSVH; this is encoded by the coding sequence ATGTCGCTGCAGCAGCTCTTCGGCCTCGACGGCCGCACCGCACTCGTGACGGGAGGCAGCTCCGGCATCGGCCGAGCGATCGCCGCCGCACTCGCCGACGCGGGTGCCCACGTCCTCGTCGCCGCCCGGACGCCCGCGACCATCGACGCCACCGTCGCCGGCATCCGCCAGGCGGGCCGCTCGGCCGACGGCATCGTCGCGGACCTGGCCTCCCGCGCCGGAGCCCACGCACTCGCGGACTCTGCTGGTGACGTGGACGTCCTGGTGAACTCCGCCGGGATCAACCTGCGGCCGCCGATGCCCGAACTCGACGAGGCCACCTGGGACGCCACGATGGCCGTCAACCTCGACGCGCCGTTCGTGCTCGGGCAGCGGCTCGCACCCGGGATGGCGGCCCGCGGGTACGGACGGATCGTGTCGATCAGTTCGCAGCAGGCCCACCGCCCCTTCGCCGCCAGCGGCGCGTACGGGGTCTCCAAGGCCGGCCTGGAGGCGCTGGCCCGGTCCCAGGCAGAGGCCTGGTCCGTGCAGGGGGTCACCTCCAACGTCCTCGTCCCCGGTTTCGTGCGCACCCCGCTCAACGAGCGGCTCGGTTCCGACCCGGCGACGGTGGCGGCCCTCGCCGCACGGACGCTGGTCGGCCGGAACGGGCTGGCGTCGGACTTCGCCGCGGCGGCGGTGTTCCTCGCCGGGCCCGGGTCGGCCTACGTCACCGGGCAGTCCATCGCGGTGGACGGCGGGTTCTCCGTCCACTGA
- a CDS encoding phosphatase PAP2 family protein, with translation MHTEHGDAADRTVGEVDLTRWRSRAGRSVAGAWTALGKRFGAMPVLLLTLAIGLGVAVLATWIASEVYDAVREADDVAVLDRPVLDWALTLRSPTADTLVTWWTDIAGTIGMPIVALGFLVGFTIQRRAWTPLVLLVAASGGSLLMTIAGKDLIGRARPPLSDAVPPYETSPSFPSGHTLNSTVIVGTIVYLLLLRQSRVVTRVWTIVVGTLFVLSVGASRVFLGHHWLTDVLAAWALGLAWLALVITAHRLYLTALHHGAEPAPGVDRITS, from the coding sequence ATGCACACCGAACACGGGGACGCCGCCGACCGCACCGTCGGCGAAGTCGACCTGACCCGTTGGCGCTCCCGTGCCGGCCGCAGCGTCGCCGGTGCGTGGACCGCGCTCGGCAAGCGCTTCGGCGCCATGCCCGTCCTGCTGCTGACCCTCGCCATCGGCCTGGGCGTCGCCGTCCTCGCCACGTGGATCGCCTCCGAGGTCTACGACGCCGTCCGTGAAGCCGACGACGTCGCGGTGCTCGACCGACCCGTCCTCGACTGGGCGCTCACACTCCGATCACCCACGGCGGACACGCTCGTCACCTGGTGGACCGACATCGCCGGCACGATCGGGATGCCGATCGTCGCGCTCGGATTCCTGGTCGGCTTCACGATCCAGCGCCGTGCGTGGACGCCACTGGTGCTCCTGGTCGCCGCGAGCGGTGGTTCGCTGCTCATGACGATCGCGGGCAAGGACCTGATCGGTCGCGCCCGTCCGCCGCTGTCCGACGCGGTGCCGCCGTACGAGACGTCGCCGTCGTTCCCGTCGGGCCACACGCTCAACTCCACGGTGATCGTGGGCACCATCGTGTACCTGCTGCTCCTGCGGCAGTCGCGCGTCGTCACCCGGGTGTGGACGATCGTCGTGGGCACCCTGTTCGTGCTGTCGGTCGGGGCGTCGCGGGTGTTCCTCGGGCACCACTGGCTGACCGACGTCCTGGCGGCGTGGGCGCTCGGACTCGCCTGGCTCGCCCTCGTGATCACGGCGCACCGGTTGTACCTGACGGCGCTCCACCACGGTGCCGAGCCCGCGCCGGGCGTCGACCGCATCACTTCGTGA
- a CDS encoding CG0192-related protein: MAVIEQATLRPSKAEALAAWLPDQAWSGVVEGSPLQVVGQFRFDDPAGQVGIEVLLVRTDDGRVLQAPLTYRDAPLPGADAFLVTEMDHSVLGRRWVYDAVGDPVHADVLRRAIVTGGHEASLELANGAGQRPKDAWARGSGSASDSPTITSVRATTADALTSIATDHGTIVIARVVGTDLPEGETLTGTWTDGSEVLAVLLPERA, from the coding sequence ATGGCAGTCATCGAGCAGGCAACGCTCCGCCCCTCCAAGGCCGAGGCGCTCGCCGCCTGGCTCCCCGACCAGGCGTGGAGCGGCGTCGTCGAGGGATCGCCGCTCCAGGTCGTCGGGCAGTTCCGGTTCGACGACCCCGCTGGCCAGGTCGGCATCGAGGTGCTCCTCGTCCGCACCGACGACGGCCGGGTCCTGCAGGCGCCACTGACCTACCGGGATGCACCACTGCCCGGCGCCGACGCGTTCCTGGTCACCGAGATGGACCACTCCGTGCTCGGGCGACGGTGGGTGTACGACGCCGTGGGCGATCCGGTCCATGCCGACGTCCTGCGCCGGGCGATCGTCACCGGCGGGCACGAAGCCTCGCTCGAGTTGGCCAACGGTGCCGGACAGCGGCCGAAGGACGCCTGGGCCCGCGGGAGCGGCTCGGCATCCGACTCCCCCACGATCACCTCGGTGCGAGCGACCACTGCGGACGCCCTGACGTCGATCGCGACCGACCACGGCACGATCGTCATCGCTCGGGTCGTCGGCACGGACCTGCCCGAGGGCGAGACGCTGACCGGGACGTGGACGGACGGCTCCGAGGTGCTCGCCGTCCTGCTGCCCGAACGCGCCTGA
- a CDS encoding aldo/keto reductase family oxidoreductase produces the protein MKTLELPQTDLTASDVVVGLMRINDMSDEDIRSLYSASRDAGVNMFDHAAVYGEWHGCEQRFGAAVTLSPAERAEIVLQTKVGIRPAPKGAYFDFSYEHILESVHESLEALQTEYVDVLLLHRPDALVEPEEVAKAFDELHAAGKVHHFGVSNHTPGQVDLLKKHVRQPLAFNQVQLSITHANVISQGLTANMGGLEQSVDRDNDILNYSRINDVTLQAWSPFQKGFFDGVFLGDREQYAELNDVLEEVAAAHGVTPTGIAVAWITRHPAHFQVVLGTTNPQRVRDSAAGSDVELSREEWYRIFTAAGHTVP, from the coding sequence GTGAAGACACTGGAGTTGCCACAGACAGACCTCACCGCCTCCGACGTCGTCGTCGGACTGATGCGGATCAACGACATGAGCGACGAGGACATCCGTTCGCTCTACAGCGCCTCGCGCGACGCGGGCGTCAACATGTTCGACCACGCCGCGGTGTACGGCGAATGGCACGGCTGCGAGCAGCGGTTCGGCGCGGCGGTCACGCTGTCGCCCGCGGAACGCGCCGAGATCGTGCTGCAGACCAAGGTCGGCATCCGACCGGCGCCGAAGGGCGCCTACTTCGACTTCTCGTACGAGCACATCCTCGAGTCCGTGCACGAGTCGCTCGAGGCGCTGCAGACCGAGTACGTCGACGTCCTGCTGCTGCACCGCCCCGACGCCCTGGTCGAGCCGGAAGAGGTCGCGAAGGCCTTCGACGAGCTGCACGCCGCCGGCAAGGTGCACCACTTCGGCGTCTCGAACCACACCCCCGGCCAGGTCGACCTGCTCAAGAAGCACGTCCGCCAGCCGCTCGCGTTCAACCAGGTGCAGCTCAGCATCACGCACGCCAACGTGATCTCGCAGGGTCTGACAGCGAACATGGGTGGCCTCGAGCAGTCGGTCGATCGCGACAACGACATCCTCAACTACTCACGCATCAACGACGTCACGCTCCAGGCCTGGTCGCCGTTCCAGAAGGGCTTCTTCGACGGCGTCTTCCTGGGCGACCGTGAGCAGTACGCCGAGCTGAACGACGTGCTCGAGGAGGTCGCAGCGGCGCACGGTGTCACCCCGACCGGCATCGCGGTCGCGTGGATCACCCGCCACCCCGCGCACTTCCAGGTCGTCCTCGGCACGACGAACCCGCAGCGTGTGCGGGACTCGGCCGCCGGCTCGGACGTCGAGCTGTCGCGCGAGGAGTGGTACCGGATCTTCACCGCGGCCGGACACACCGTTCCCTGA
- a CDS encoding putative RNA methyltransferase produces MRDDLLPMLACPVCAEPLGRVDGGQVGCPNGHRFDEAKQGHLTLLPAKRRALTADTPEMVDARLRFLGRGHYAPVERALAAIVADATAPGVVLDVGSGPGTYLAHALDAAHVPDGRPVAAPDASAPAGGRPGPRLGVALDLSAVAIRRAARAHARAGAVVGDVTERLPVVDGAAAVLLDVFAPRNQTEYARVLHADGVLAVVTPRTGHLAELAEATISVDPEKERRLHDSLTPSFALRSSEDLTWTMELSAEDVHDVVHMGPSHHHVAADTVFEPATVTAAVTVSTWTPTR; encoded by the coding sequence GTGCGTGACGACCTGCTGCCGATGCTCGCCTGCCCCGTGTGCGCCGAGCCCCTCGGTCGCGTCGACGGCGGCCAGGTCGGCTGCCCGAACGGGCACCGGTTCGACGAGGCGAAGCAGGGCCACCTGACCCTCCTGCCCGCGAAGCGCCGCGCACTCACCGCGGACACCCCGGAGATGGTGGACGCGCGGCTGCGGTTCCTGGGGCGCGGCCACTATGCGCCCGTCGAGCGGGCGCTCGCCGCGATCGTCGCGGACGCCACCGCGCCCGGCGTCGTGCTCGACGTCGGTTCGGGCCCGGGCACCTACCTGGCGCACGCGCTGGACGCGGCGCACGTTCCGGACGGGAGGCCCGTGGCCGCGCCGGACGCGTCTGCTCCGGCCGGCGGTCGGCCTGGTCCACGTCTCGGGGTCGCGTTGGACTTGTCGGCCGTCGCGATCCGGCGTGCGGCACGCGCCCACGCGCGGGCGGGGGCCGTCGTCGGGGACGTGACCGAGCGCCTCCCGGTCGTCGACGGCGCTGCCGCCGTCCTGCTCGACGTCTTCGCACCCCGCAACCAGACCGAGTACGCCCGCGTCCTGCACGCCGACGGCGTGCTCGCGGTGGTGACCCCGCGAACCGGCCACCTGGCGGAGCTCGCCGAGGCGACGATCAGCGTGGACCCGGAGAAGGAGCGCCGGCTGCACGACTCCCTGACGCCGTCGTTCGCGCTGCGGTCCTCCGAGGACCTGACGTGGACCATGGAGCTGTCGGCGGAGGACGTCCACGACGTGGTGCACATGGGGCCGAGTCACCACCACGTCGCGGCGGACACCGTGTTCGAGCCGGCGACGGTGACGGCCGCGGTCACCGTGTCGACGTGGACGCCGACGCGCTGA
- a CDS encoding GNAT family N-acetyltransferase — protein sequence MLHDLALPVRLTTRSGEVTLRNATEADLDALMTLLSDDPISAARGDVAAPADRPQYAEALRSIVDDPANALLVAEDPDGQLVGTLQLTRIPGMARRGATRLLVEAVRVSSALRSGGIGSALMRWVTDVAAPALGTPLVQLTSDAARTDAHRFYERLGFTGSHVGFKYRVVDPSAIPPDMSH from the coding sequence GTGCTCCACGATCTCGCCCTGCCCGTCCGCCTGACCACACGCTCCGGCGAGGTGACGCTGCGGAACGCCACGGAAGCGGACCTCGACGCACTCATGACGCTGTTGTCCGACGACCCGATCAGCGCCGCGCGTGGAGACGTCGCCGCACCGGCGGACCGCCCGCAGTACGCCGAGGCACTCCGGTCGATCGTGGACGACCCGGCGAACGCGCTGCTCGTCGCCGAGGACCCCGACGGGCAGCTCGTCGGGACGCTGCAGCTCACCCGGATCCCCGGCATGGCTCGTCGTGGCGCCACCCGACTGCTCGTCGAGGCGGTGCGGGTCAGCAGTGCTCTGCGATCCGGCGGCATCGGGAGTGCCCTGATGCGCTGGGTGACCGACGTCGCTGCGCCGGCCCTCGGGACCCCGCTCGTGCAGCTCACGTCCGACGCTGCACGGACCGATGCGCACCGGTTCTACGAGCGCCTCGGCTTCACCGGCTCGCACGTCGGGTTCAAGTACCGGGTCGTCGACCCTTCCGCCATCCCGCCTGATATGTCACACTGA
- a CDS encoding VOC family protein has protein sequence MSIETTTHLNFDGDARAALDFYASVFGGEVAAATYGQMGALDDPAWADRIVFGQVSTAAGFRVMAFDVWPGQPYDQGSNAFYVFVHSDDTAEIQRYWAALSDGAEVRQPLEPSAWAPLAGQLRDRFGVVWQLDVAPAGD, from the coding sequence ATGAGCATCGAGACGACTACCCACCTCAACTTCGACGGCGACGCCCGCGCGGCGCTCGACTTCTACGCATCGGTCTTCGGCGGCGAGGTCGCCGCCGCCACCTACGGCCAGATGGGTGCCCTGGACGACCCGGCCTGGGCGGACCGGATCGTGTTCGGTCAGGTCTCCACGGCCGCCGGCTTCCGCGTCATGGCCTTCGACGTCTGGCCCGGGCAGCCCTACGACCAGGGATCGAACGCCTTCTACGTGTTCGTGCACAGCGACGACACCGCCGAGATCCAGCGGTACTGGGCCGCACTGTCCGACGGCGCCGAGGTCCGGCAGCCCCTGGAACCCTCGGCCTGGGCACCGTTGGCCGGGCAGCTGCGCGACCGCTTCGGCGTGGTCTGGCAGCTCGACGTCGCCCCCGCTGGCGACTAG
- a CDS encoding serine/threonine-protein kinase: MEERVFGGRYRVTGTLGHGGMASVYRAVDEQLGREVAVKVFRIGPVDRGERARAEAEIQTLATLRAPELVTLYDAALDDVDGDSYLVMELVPGSDLATRLREGPLDPATAARLGAQVADGLAAVHAQGIVHRDVKPANVLLESDGRHVKLADFGIALLRDASRVTGTGTVMGTAAYLAPEQVLAKEITGKADVYSLGLVLLECMTGRQPFPGSAVESATARLTRSPEIDRQLPTAWRTLLHVMTAQDPAERPTAAEAAERLRALGRDEPTNATQLLPGAPGAVTAAAAGAAGAAVGAGAAAAANADDRTQAMPASELPNGGARPGDDATRVLDTQRPNPADDVSTTVLGAQTADRGASGPSGPTPPPVTPRPGRGDQPEDQPEKKKRGPLIAAIIVIVLVLIGIGVAVFALNGDDDGTPAPTDTTSTAPTEQQPSEDPGEEQQPSEPAEQQPSQEQQPSQPAEEPSEQPSEPTQPEQPTQDPPVGPEPSTPASNPVQEPQDGTGAAGTGAVDTTSDTAPGKSGSAPGHNKD, translated from the coding sequence ATGGAAGAACGGGTCTTCGGCGGCAGGTACCGCGTCACGGGCACGCTCGGACACGGTGGCATGGCGTCCGTGTACCGGGCGGTCGACGAGCAACTCGGCCGCGAGGTCGCGGTCAAGGTGTTCCGCATCGGCCCCGTCGACCGCGGTGAGCGCGCCCGCGCCGAGGCGGAGATCCAGACCCTCGCGACGCTGCGGGCCCCCGAGCTCGTCACGCTCTACGACGCCGCACTCGACGACGTCGACGGCGACTCGTACCTCGTCATGGAACTCGTGCCGGGCAGTGACCTGGCGACCCGTCTGCGCGAGGGCCCGCTCGACCCCGCGACCGCCGCCCGCCTGGGTGCGCAGGTCGCCGACGGTCTGGCCGCCGTGCACGCGCAGGGCATCGTCCACCGTGACGTGAAGCCCGCGAACGTCCTGCTCGAGAGCGACGGTCGGCACGTCAAGCTCGCCGACTTCGGGATCGCCCTGCTCCGCGACGCCTCTCGGGTGACGGGGACGGGGACCGTGATGGGGACGGCCGCGTACCTGGCCCCGGAGCAGGTCCTGGCGAAGGAGATCACCGGCAAGGCCGACGTCTACTCGCTCGGGCTCGTGCTGCTCGAGTGCATGACCGGTCGTCAGCCGTTCCCGGGCAGTGCGGTCGAGTCGGCCACCGCCCGGCTCACCCGTTCGCCCGAGATCGACCGGCAGCTGCCCACGGCCTGGCGCACCCTGCTGCACGTGATGACCGCGCAGGACCCGGCGGAGCGACCGACGGCTGCCGAGGCCGCCGAGCGCCTGCGCGCGCTGGGTCGCGACGAGCCGACGAACGCGACGCAGCTGCTACCCGGCGCGCCCGGTGCGGTGACGGCCGCGGCAGCCGGCGCTGCGGGGGCCGCGGTCGGCGCCGGTGCCGCCGCAGCGGCGAACGCCGACGACCGGACGCAGGCGATGCCGGCGAGCGAACTGCCGAACGGCGGCGCGCGTCCGGGCGACGACGCCACCCGCGTCCTCGACACCCAGCGCCCGAACCCCGCCGACGACGTCTCGACGACCGTCCTCGGCGCCCAGACAGCCGACCGCGGCGCATCGGGCCCGAGCGGGCCGACCCCGCCACCGGTCACGCCCCGCCCGGGCCGGGGCGACCAGCCGGAGGACCAGCCGGAGAAGAAGAAGCGCGGACCACTCATCGCCGCGATCATCGTGATCGTCCTGGTGCTCATCGGCATCGGGGTCGCGGTGTTCGCCCTCAACGGCGACGACGACGGCACCCCGGCCCCGACGGACACCACGTCGACCGCGCCGACCGAGCAGCAGCCGTCCGAGGACCCGGGCGAGGAGCAGCAGCCGAGCGAACCGGCCGAGCAGCAGCCCTCACAGGAGCAGCAGCCGTCGCAGCCCGCCGAGGAACCCAGCGAGCAGCCGAGCGAACCGACCCAGCCGGAGCAGCCCACGCAGGACCCGCCCGTCGGCCCGGAGCCGAGCACCCCGGCCTCGAACCCGGTGCAGGAGCCGCAGGACGGCACGGGCGCCGCCGGCACCGGCGCGGTCGACACCACGTCGGACACCGCTCCCGGCAAGTCCGGCAGCGCCCCGGGGCACAACAAGGACTGA
- a CDS encoding GH92 family glycosyl hydrolase produces the protein MRELQRSGGPTTAVAARNGVGFGSAEGWLVERPAGTSVAEAIVPGFTGRTIATGDELSWVWFPERTLPDGASEPTEADLPHFWDATAFAVDVVFTDGSRLRDHAGVRDQYGDAVTPDAQDAARKQWVDQWNRRAVDLTPFAGLVVDRLEARLGSDAPPVAADGERPALRGWLDAVRIGPARPTPTTPLGHVRTTRGTQASSRFSRGNNAPLVGVPHGGVFGLPMTDASSNRWPYAYQEHDRLDDQGRLRPAIQAFATSHIPSPWMGDRGVFQVMPSPLDTPDVDRSARALGFDHEDEQDGPHRYRVALEHGVTAELTAGEFALGFRFTGTRSVVLDHHGRVSDVSVTITDGTAVVEAVLDDRPGTPPHHVHLRVAGVTADHTTIGEQELRGWLSVGEPGGTGGPVDVLLGISTVSIEDARANLDDAGSFDAMCSRAEALWTEKLATLSFDGASPDQLTSLYSGLYRLFLYPNRAGETALTGTPRHRSPYGDVLADPIRDEPGPEIVEGPFTTTNGFWDTYRTAWPLLGLLTPETAGELAQGFVEHHHDGGWTPRWSAPGAEDCMTGTTSDTVFADLAVKGVRGFDLAEAYRSAVRNATVPPRDERVGRKGSLPGAFRGHVDTATHEGMSWTLDAAINDWGLAVMAGLLASRARTPADLSRYEAEAEWFARRSLQYRHVFDSERGFFIGRDPDGSWRVGTEFDPRDWGNDYTETNAWGTAFTAPHDGAGVVDLHGGPERFDAALDAFFATPETGALARSGSYGFPIHEMTEARDVRMGMLGLSNQPAHHIPFFAMFTGRHDDAHRIVRESLERLFVGSDLGQGYPGDEDNGEMSAWYVFATIGLYPLAPSTGTYVLVPPSVRRTVLRQPGGSPTVIEIAAGTAGAYVASVTVDGSPWTSVTIPHSVVVAASRIEFTLSDEPQGWASDTRPVSASDVHGYRDAPVDVLPVGASALTDDTGRTVTALAAGESVCFDVACAAASLYTVTVASPGSYSWQVGLDDAVTAVDGAEFTWAGQTRVFRILGGGSSFTFTAGTDLALTQLELIAADGQR, from the coding sequence GTGCGAGAACTGCAACGGAGCGGTGGTCCGACGACGGCCGTGGCCGCTCGGAACGGTGTCGGGTTCGGTTCCGCGGAGGGCTGGCTCGTCGAACGACCAGCGGGCACGTCGGTGGCCGAGGCGATCGTCCCCGGCTTCACTGGACGCACCATCGCCACCGGCGACGAGCTCTCCTGGGTCTGGTTCCCCGAGCGGACCCTGCCCGACGGGGCGTCGGAACCGACGGAAGCAGACCTGCCGCACTTCTGGGACGCCACGGCCTTCGCCGTCGACGTCGTCTTCACCGACGGCTCGCGGCTGCGTGACCACGCCGGGGTCCGCGACCAGTACGGCGACGCGGTCACCCCGGACGCGCAGGACGCGGCCCGCAAGCAGTGGGTGGACCAGTGGAACCGTCGCGCGGTCGACCTCACGCCGTTCGCGGGGCTGGTCGTCGACCGCCTGGAGGCCCGGCTCGGCTCCGACGCACCGCCTGTGGCCGCCGACGGCGAGCGTCCCGCACTGCGCGGCTGGCTCGACGCCGTCCGGATCGGTCCTGCGCGTCCGACCCCGACGACCCCGCTCGGCCACGTCCGGACGACCCGTGGCACCCAGGCGTCCTCCCGGTTCTCCCGCGGCAACAACGCCCCGCTGGTCGGTGTCCCGCACGGCGGGGTGTTCGGCCTGCCGATGACGGACGCCTCGAGCAACCGCTGGCCGTACGCGTACCAGGAGCACGACCGGCTCGACGACCAGGGGAGGCTCCGCCCGGCGATCCAGGCCTTCGCGACGAGTCACATCCCGTCGCCGTGGATGGGCGACCGCGGGGTGTTCCAGGTGATGCCCTCGCCACTCGACACCCCCGACGTCGACCGGTCCGCCCGCGCGCTCGGGTTCGACCACGAGGACGAGCAGGACGGCCCGCACCGCTACCGGGTCGCCCTCGAGCACGGTGTGACGGCAGAGCTGACCGCGGGGGAGTTCGCCCTCGGGTTCCGGTTCACCGGCACCCGCAGCGTCGTGCTCGACCACCACGGCCGGGTGTCCGACGTCTCCGTGACGATCACCGACGGCACGGCCGTGGTCGAGGCCGTCCTCGACGACCGCCCCGGCACCCCGCCGCACCACGTGCACCTGCGGGTCGCCGGGGTCACCGCCGACCACACGACGATCGGCGAGCAGGAGCTGCGCGGCTGGCTGTCCGTGGGGGAACCCGGGGGCACCGGCGGCCCGGTCGACGTCCTGCTCGGCATCTCGACCGTCTCGATCGAGGACGCCCGCGCGAACCTCGACGATGCCGGCTCGTTCGACGCCATGTGCTCCCGTGCCGAGGCGCTGTGGACCGAGAAGCTCGCGACGCTGTCCTTCGACGGCGCGAGCCCCGACCAGCTGACGAGCCTGTACTCCGGCCTGTACCGGCTGTTCCTCTACCCGAACCGTGCAGGGGAGACCGCCCTGACCGGCACCCCGCGGCACCGCTCCCCGTACGGCGACGTGCTGGCGGACCCGATCCGCGACGAGCCCGGGCCGGAGATCGTCGAGGGCCCGTTCACCACCACGAACGGCTTCTGGGACACCTACCGCACGGCCTGGCCGCTCCTCGGACTCCTGACCCCCGAGACCGCGGGCGAACTCGCGCAGGGCTTCGTCGAGCACCACCACGACGGCGGGTGGACGCCCCGCTGGAGTGCCCCCGGTGCCGAGGACTGCATGACCGGCACCACGAGCGACACCGTCTTCGCCGACCTGGCCGTGAAGGGCGTGCGCGGCTTCGACCTCGCCGAGGCGTACCGGAGCGCGGTGCGGAACGCGACCGTCCCGCCGCGTGACGAGCGCGTCGGACGCAAGGGGAGCCTCCCGGGCGCCTTCCGCGGCCACGTCGACACGGCGACCCACGAGGGGATGTCGTGGACCCTGGACGCGGCCATCAACGACTGGGGTCTGGCCGTCATGGCGGGCCTGCTCGCGTCACGGGCGCGGACGCCCGCCGACCTGTCCCGCTACGAGGCCGAGGCCGAGTGGTTCGCCCGCCGGTCGCTGCAGTACCGGCACGTCTTCGACTCCGAGCGCGGGTTCTTCATCGGCCGCGACCCGGACGGCTCGTGGCGGGTCGGCACCGAGTTCGACCCGCGCGACTGGGGCAACGACTACACCGAGACGAACGCGTGGGGCACCGCGTTCACGGCGCCGCACGACGGTGCCGGCGTCGTCGACCTGCACGGCGGGCCCGAGCGCTTCGACGCCGCTCTCGACGCGTTCTTCGCGACCCCCGAGACCGGGGCCCTGGCGCGCTCCGGCTCGTACGGCTTCCCGATCCACGAGATGACCGAGGCCCGCGACGTCCGGATGGGCATGCTCGGGCTGTCGAACCAGCCCGCGCACCACATCCCCTTCTTCGCGATGTTCACCGGACGGCACGACGACGCGCACCGCATCGTCCGCGAATCGCTCGAGCGCCTGTTCGTCGGGTCCGACCTCGGCCAGGGCTACCCCGGCGACGAGGACAACGGTGAGATGAGCGCCTGGTACGTCTTCGCGACCATCGGGCTGTACCCGCTGGCGCCGTCGACCGGCACCTACGTGCTCGTGCCGCCGTCGGTCCGCAGGACGGTGCTGCGGCAACCTGGAGGATCGCCCACCGTCATCGAGATCGCCGCCGGCACCGCAGGCGCGTACGTGGCGTCGGTGACGGTCGACGGCTCGCCCTGGACCTCGGTCACCATCCCGCACAGCGTGGTCGTGGCCGCGTCGCGGATCGAGTTCACACTGTCCGACGAACCGCAGGGATGGGCGTCGGACACCCGCCCCGTCTCGGCCTCCGACGTGCACGGCTACCGGGACGCCCCGGTGGACGTCCTGCCCGTCGGGGCCTCGGCGCTCACCGACGACACCGGCCGCACCGTCACCGCGCTCGCGGCGGGGGAGTCCGTGTGCTTCGACGTGGCGTGCGCCGCCGCCTCGCTGTACACCGTGACGGTGGCATCGCCGGGGTCCTACTCGTGGCAGGTCGGCCTCGACGACGCCGTCACCGCGGTCGACGGTGCGGAGTTCACGTGGGCCGGCCAGACCCGGGTGTTCCGGATCCTCGGCGGGGGTTCGTCGTTCACGTTCACCGCCGGCACCGACCTGGCACTGACGCAGCTCGAACTCATCGCGGCCGACGGACAGCGTTGA
- a CDS encoding helix-turn-helix transcriptional regulator, with the protein MAGPSARMLALLSLLQVHRDWPGDELAGRLDVSARTVRRDVDRLRGLGYRVEALRGPAGGYRLEAGSDLPPLLFDDDQAVAIALALAVAPASGADVAESAARALATVRQVMPARLRSRVDAVQAVTAASRTTTDPEVLVAVSEAVHLQEVFRFGYGDDETPHRVEPHAVVARNGRWYLLDRDVDRDDWRTHRIDRITPRMRTRVPFTPRPIPGGDAAAFVSARFKGSAVDDVWPCTGSVTTTAGDARRIAPYLPEDAVVEQLEDDRASVTLGSWSWDGLAGVIAGLAVPIRVEGPDALRRAVRDLSTRLATAAD; encoded by the coding sequence ATGGCCGGACCCTCCGCACGGATGCTCGCGCTGCTCTCCCTGCTCCAGGTGCACCGCGACTGGCCGGGCGACGAGCTCGCCGGGCGGCTCGACGTCAGTGCCCGCACCGTCCGCCGCGACGTCGATCGGCTCCGCGGGCTCGGGTACCGGGTCGAGGCGCTCCGCGGACCGGCCGGCGGCTACCGGCTCGAGGCCGGATCCGACCTGCCCCCGCTGCTCTTCGACGACGACCAGGCGGTGGCGATCGCCCTGGCGCTCGCCGTGGCGCCGGCCTCGGGGGCGGACGTCGCCGAGTCGGCGGCCCGCGCCCTGGCGACCGTTCGGCAGGTGATGCCCGCGCGGCTGCGGTCCCGGGTCGACGCGGTGCAGGCCGTGACCGCGGCGAGCCGGACCACCACCGACCCGGAGGTCCTGGTGGCGGTGAGCGAGGCCGTCCACCTGCAGGAGGTCTTCCGCTTCGGGTACGGCGACGACGAGACCCCGCACCGGGTGGAACCGCACGCCGTCGTCGCCCGGAACGGTCGCTGGTACCTGCTCGACCGGGATGTCGACCGCGACGACTGGCGCACGCACCGCATCGACCGGATCACGCCCCGGATGCGCACCCGCGTCCCCTTCACGCCGCGACCGATCCCCGGTGGCGATGCGGCCGCGTTCGTGTCCGCGCGGTTCAAGGGGTCGGCGGTCGACGACGTGTGGCCGTGCACCGGTTCGGTGACCACGACGGCGGGCGATGCGCGGCGGATCGCGCCGTACCTGCCCGAGGACGCCGTGGTCGAGCAGCTCGAGGACGACCGGGCCAGCGTCACCCTCGGATCGTGGTCGTGGGACGGGCTCGCCGGAGTCATCGCCGGGCTGGCCGTGCCGATCCGGGTCGAGGGGCCGGACGCGCTGCGCCGAGCCGTTCGTGACCTGTCGACTCGACTCGCGACCGCGGCCGACTGA